A genome region from Cryptosporidium parvum Iowa II chromosome 8, whole genome shotgun sequence includes the following:
- a CDS encoding RNA 3'-Terminal Phosphate Cyclase-like protein, with protein sequence IKLSVEVCISLIEFLQVKQFFSIFFDMLIFKGGNFLRQRLALSTITGKPIIIKEIRADDTLNPGLNDSETSLLHLLDYVTDGSKIKINDTGTTLNYTPGIITGGGTSDKPLIHECHPSRSLSYYIEFLLMFAQFGRDPLCIKLIGITDNSSTDHSSDLIRMVTIPLIKKMIPQVGEISLSIIKRSVSQNSPGQVQLNIPTIKKIEPILMDGPIGRIKRIRGISWYTGSASAQIAIKMISKARGILNKFIPDVWIYFDKPKKDSLQNDEEITGFGMTLVAESIKGITIGSNCSFISSSIDVQKMLNIPMESFEEEQVFNSDNINEYQIPDLSSDLSANGEYSNESRNETSSSIQEIQNNEEFKSLTEWEKIGWLTASRLLLEIDSQSNVDTSHQIYPLLFMSLSQDTATSKLKLSKLAPMTIQFMRDLKTFTNIEFTIKEDTENGLFIILSCTGIGFSNFARKAA encoded by the coding sequence ATAAAGCTAAGCGTAGAGGTTTGTATATCCCTTATTGAATTCTTGCAAGTAAAACAATTTTTCTCgatattttttgatatgttaatttttaaaggaGGAAATTTCTTGAGACAAAGACTAGCTCTTTCGACGATAACAGGTaaaccaataataattaaagaaattagaGCAGATGATACTTTGAATCCTGGCCTAAATGATTCCGAAACATCTTTACTACATCTTTTGGATTACGTTACGGATGGTTCCAAAATCAAGATTAATGATACAGGTACTACTCTAAATTATACACCAGGAATAATTACTGGTGGAGGCACATCAGATAAACCGCTAATTCACGAATGTCATCCTAGCAGGTCACTATCTTACTATatagaatttttattaatgtttGCCCAATTTGGGAGAGATCCTTTATGTATTAAACTCATTGGAATTACTGATAACAGTAGTACAGATCACTCATCCGATTTAATTAGAATGGTTACTATtcctttaataaaaaagatgattCCCCAGGTTGGAGAGATATCTTTGAGCATCATTAAGAGAAGTGTGTCACAGAATTCTCCAGGTCAAGTACAATTGAATATACCTACTATCAAAAAGATTGAACCTATATTAATGGATGGGCCAATTGGCAGAATAAAGAGAATTAGAGGAATTTCATGGTACACAGGTTCAGCATCTGCTCAAATAGCAATTAAAATGATTTCTAAGGCCAGAGGTATTTTGAATAAGTTTATTCCCGATGTATGGATTTACTTTGACAAACCAAAAAAAGACTCTCTTCAAAATGATGAGGAAATTACAGGTTTTGGGATGACTTTGGTGGCAGAAAGTATTAAAGGTATTACAATAGGTTCAAATTGCTCCTTTATCTCAAGTTCGATTGATGTACAAAAAATGTTGAATATCCCTATGGAGTCTTTTGAAGAAGAGCAAGTATTTAATTCAgacaatattaatgaatatcAAATTCCAGATTTGAGTAGTGACTTATCAGCTAATGGCGAATACTCCAATGAATCTCGCAATGAAACATCAAGTtcaattcaagaaattcaaaataatgaagaattcAAGAGTTTAACGGAATGGGAAAAAATCGGATGGCTAACTGCCAGTAGGCTACTTTTAGAAATTGATTCGCAAAGTAATGTTGACACAAGCCACCAGATATACCCACTTTTATTTATGTCACTTTCACAGGATACTGCTACTTCTAAACTCAAACTATCTAAGCTAGCGCCTATGACTATTCAATTTATGAGAGACTTGAAGACCTTTACAAATATTGAGTTTacaattaaagaagataCCGAAAATGGTCTATTCATTATACTTTCTTGTACAGGAATAGGCTTCTCTAATTTCGCAAGAAAGGCAGCTTGA